The following proteins are encoded in a genomic region of Trypanosoma brucei gambiense DAL972 chromosome 8, complete sequence:
- a CDS encoding acetyl-CoA synthetase, putative has translation MRDTGRCSGHNDDVVDPVTSNGAMSHVGPDLAHRQALYEKSVRDPVAFWEQAAADFHWERTWPTDKSPLEYNFHKSNGSIFVKWFDGAESNMCYNALDRHLPKHKDRVCYHWEGNDEGESRDVTYGEMFEEVVRIAAVLKRRYNVKKGDVVTIYLPMIPFAAQVMLAVARLGAVTSVVFAGFSSQAVASRLTDARSKLIITADSFRRGTKTLLLKELSDAALAICEAEGHNVQCLVYDRSKRENVPMTEGRDAWYSDVVETLTASELADCPVVWIGAEDPLFLLYTSGSTGKPKAILHTLGGYMVYAGVTFKYSFDYHESDVSFCTADIGWITGHSYALYGPMLNAATSVLFEGMPTHPTPSRWWDLVDKYRVTIFYTAPTAIRALMQCGDEHLQSTTRGTLRILGSVGEPINAEAWQWFYEVVGKRRADVIDTWWQTETGGHLITPLPGCTPMKAGSATLPFFGIVPALLHPTTNAVVEGEGEGLLAMQTPWPGIARTIFGDHNRYEQAYFAVDGFYLTGDGARRDKDGYYWITGRVDDVLNVSGHRIGTSEVEEAVNSHPDVAESAAVGIPHDMKGECIYVFVTFNNNVTVDATLLKRVRETVRRVIGPFAAPDYVQAAQCGLPKTRSGKIMRRILRKIASGLHEELGDTSTLLDPSVVQNLIEGRKQTVG, from the coding sequence ATGCGTGACACAGGTCGCTGCAGCGGCCATAATGATGACGTAGTAGACCCCGTAACAAGCAACGGTGCTATGTCGCATGTCGGCCCTGATCTTGCACACCGTCAGGCACTTTACGAGAAGTCGGTTCGTGACCCCGTGGCCTTCTGGGAACAGGCCGCCGCTGACTTCCATTGGGAAAGAACTTGGCCCACGGACAAATCGCCCCTGGAGTACAATTTCCACAAAAGCAATGGCAGCATTTTCGTCAAATGGTTCGACGGGGCAGAGTCGAACATGTGCTACAACGCTCTCGACCGGCATCTACCGAAACATAAGGACCGCGTGTGCTACCACTGGGAAGGTAATGATGAGGGAGAGAGTCGCGATGTGACGTACGGTGAGATGTTCGAGGAAGTCGTGCGTATcgccgcagtgctgaagCGCCGCTACAATGTCAAGAAGGGCGACGTGGTCACCATATATCTACCGATGATACCCTTCGCCGCGCAGGTGATGCTCGCAGTGGCACGCCTCGGCGCCGTCACCTCAGTCGTGTTCGCTGGCTTTTCGTCGCAGGCTGTTGCGAGCCGCCTGACAGACGCGAGGAGTAAACTCATCATCACTGCGGACAGCTTCCGGCGTGGCACCAAAACACTCCTACTGAAAGAGCTCAGTGACGCCGCGCTCGCCATTTGTGAGGCAGAGGGCCACAACGTCCAGTGCCTCGTGTACGATCGGTCCAAACGGGAAAATGTTCCCATGACAGAGGGCCGCGATGCGTGGTACAGCGACGTTGTAGAGACCCTCACGGCAAGTGAGCTCGCGGATTGCCCCGTTGTATGGATTGGGGCGGAGGatccccttttcctcttgtacACCTCTGGCAGCACTGGTAAACCCAAGGCAATCTTGCATACGCTGGGAGGTTACATGGTGTACGCCGGAGTCACCTTTAAGTACAGCTTTGACTACCACGAAAGTGATGTGTCGTTTTGTACAGCAGATATCGGGTGGATCACTGGCCACTCGTACGCACTGTATGGTCCGATGTTGAATGCCGCCACATCGGTACTGTTTGAGGGCATGCCAACGCACCCAACTCCGTCCCGCTGGTGGGATTTGGTAGACAAGTACCGCGTTACGATCTTCTACACGGCTCCAACGGCTATACGGGCACTCATGCAGTGCGGTGATGAACATCTGCAGTCCACAACGCGGGGGACGCTGCGCATTCTTGGTAGCGTAGGGGAACCCATCAACGCAGAGGCGTGGCAGTGGTTTTATGAGGTGGTTGGTAAGCGCAGGGCGGACGTAATTGACACGTGGTGGCAAACGGAGACGGGTGGCCACCTCATTACCCCACTTCCTGGATGCACACCAATGAAGGCCGGAAGCGCcacccttcctttctttggaATTGTTCCGGCGTTGCTTCATCCGACGACGAATGCAGTTGTTGAGGGTGAAGGTGAGGGACTTCTTGCTATGCAGACCCCCTGGCCAGGTATCGCACGCACCATCTTTGGTGACCACAACCGCTACGAGCAGGCATATTTTGCTGTGGATGGCTTTTATCTGACGGGTGATGGGGCTCGTCGGGACAAGGATGGTTACTACTGGATTACGGGCCGCGTGGATGACGTACTAAACGTCAGTGGTCATCGTATAGGAACGAGCGAGGTGGAGGAAGCGGTGAACAGTCATCCCGATGTCGCAGAAAGCGCTGCTGTTGGCATCCCACATGACATGAAGGGTGAGTGCATCTACGTGTTTGTTACGTTCAACAACAATGTGACTGTGGACGCTACGTTGCTGAAAAGGGTGAGAGAAACAGTTCGCCGAGTCATTGGTCCATTCGCTGCCCCTGATTACGTCCAGGCAGCGCAGTGTGGGTTACCCAAGACACGCTCGGGAAAGATTATGCGTCGCATCCTTCGTAAGATTGCGTCTGGGTTGCATGAAGAGTTGGGTGACACCTCAACGCTCTTGGATCCGAGTGTTGTGCAAAACCTCATAGAAGGGAGGAAGCAAACAGTGGGGTGA